The following is a genomic window from Microvirga ossetica.
CAGGTGGATGCTGTTCTTGCCGATGTCGATCCCGAGGGTGGCAACAGGCTGAAGCGGAGCTGTGGGCATGGCTCAAGTCCTCGTGCTGGGCGCCCCTCCTGAAGGGTGCGCCGGTAAGCACGGCCGGTCCATCCCATTAGCAGACTATCGGTAGTTGGCTAGCTGCTGGGATGACGCGGAATCCTGTTGGCGCTGCGTTCCATAACGTCCCCCTTGTAAGAAATGCGCACCTGTAAGGCTTTGCTGAACCGCAATCCGAGGATTATTGAGAATATCCTAGGGGCCGAAGCGAGGCGGACATAATGATCCGGGTAGACGTGAGGGACTTAAACTCCCTCGGGGCAGGGCCACACATGAAAAAGCTCCCTCCACCAAACGGTCGAGGGAGCAGGTTTTAAGAGGGAACCTATCAATGCGACTTCTCGCTTGAGCAAAAGCTTCCAGGAACGGCTTTGTTCCTGCGACGGGTCATGGCCAGTGGATTACATTCCATCCCTTCGCTGTTCGAGCGCACAAGGATTTGCAGTCCTCGGCGTGACCGCGCCGTAGCGCGGGAAAATGCTTCGCCTGGGGTACAGCGATTGCCCTTGCGGGAGAACGGCGCGGAGGCAGCTATGATCTCTTGGCTTGGCTCTGGGGCCTGGCCCCCACTGCTCCTCATCCAGGCGGGGAGAGACCGGGAAAACGTGCTCATCTCGGCCTCTCCCTCGCCATGGAAAAAAGCGTTCTCAAGTCGACGAGCGCATCGTCCGGAAAATGGGATCCGGTTTTCCGCGCTGAACAATGCGCCAGTTAAGGAAGGAGCATCGGATCGATCCAAAAAAGGGGAGTCATTTTTGGGTCAGATGCTCCAGCGAAGGTTCGTCGCATGTTATCTCACGAGCGCGTCTGGGCTGCTATTGATGCCCTGGCATCACGTCACGGCCTGCACACATCAAGACTAGCGCGCAAGGCCGGTCTCGATGCGACCAGCTTCAACAAATCAAAGCGTGTGAGCCGGAAGGGCCGAGAGCATTGGCCCTCCACAGAATCGATCTCGAAAATCCTGGAAGTCACCGGCACCACCCTGAAGGATTTCCTTCGTCTCATCGAGCCCTCAGGCTCCTTGCGCCGCTCCATGATCCCGCTGATCGGTATGGCGGCGGCGGCCTCTGGCAAGATCTTCACTGAGGACGGCATGCCCGGCGAAGGTCCGGGCCGGGACGCGATCGAGTTTCCCAATGTCGAACAGGAGAAGGTTTTTGCCCTCGCCGTCACGGGCGAGGCCCTGTCTCCGCTCTATCGCGACGGCGATATCCTCATCGTCTCGCCGACAGCGAGCACCCGCAAGGGCGACCGGATCGTCGTGTGCACGACCAGTGGCGAGATCCTGGCCAAGGAACTCAAGCGCCGCTCGGCCAAGACCCTCACAATGACGTCCCTTGCCAAGGACGAGGATCAGGTGATCCCGGCAGAGGAGATCGCCTGGACCGCTCGGATCATGTGGGCACGGCGATAGCTCTTAGCGCATCGTGCGGATCAGGGGATCCGGTTTTCCGCACGATGCGCCAGGATTTCCCTGCCTGGAGGTCCCACCATCTCGCATGGTGTCCGGTGGGCCAGGCAGGAGAGGCCGGAAATGGTGCCGTTTCCGGCCCCTCGGCCCTCACGAAAAAGCTCCCTCGCCAGGGGGGATCTGGGAGGGAGCTTGCTCTCCGGACGGAGATGGATATTGCCGAGCGAAAACCTCAGCGACAGGCCAAAATATCAGCCTCGAATGCCGCGAATTTGGGCTGGCGCGGCTGCAAGTTATTCTCAATATAGCCGCTCATGCCGAGGCATCATTTCGAGGCGGTTTTACTGAATAGGTGCGGCGACGTTCCATAAGCTGACTTGAACAATTTCCGAAACCATCAAATCGCGTTCCATACTTGGCATTCCGCGCACAAAATCGGGGAGGTGGTAGAGGTGGTATAAGCCAAAGGATAGCTTTGGAGCGACCTCCTGAACGGCTAATCTGAGGTCTGCGGCCTCTCATGGCTTGGTCTGTGAGACTGCTCTGATCGCGAGGCCCCGACGCCGGCCGATTGGGAGGTTCTTCAACCCCATCGCGCCGGCGTCGCCTTTTCGGCTGCTCTGTTTCATGGATCGGATTGTGCACGCATTGAATGCATCCGGAGCCCGAATTCAAGTGATGCGGACGGATCTCGGGCGTCCGAGCTCGAGCATGCGGTTCAAGGCGTAAACTGCGATCGCGACCTCTGTCCTGCGACGCCGTTCTGTCCGCGAGCGTAAGCCGTTCCCAATCACTCGTTTAAGCCTGCTGATGGCGGCCTCCACCAGAGCCCGACGCGTGTACCCGGACCTCTTTTGCCAGCCCATGCGTCCATGCTCCGCGATACATTGGAGATGTCGGTCGCGCTGGGTCGGAGCGCTCTCCGCCGTCTCACTCAGCACTGCCGTTGATCGGGGTGGAACGATCACATCAGCATCAGGATGCTGCTTGGCGACAGCGCCGTAAATATCCGCTTGATCGTACGCTCCATCGCCGATGAAGGAGGCGAGTGGACCGGTGATCTGGTTGAGCAACGGCTCGACCTGCGAGCCATCGTCAACATCGCAGTTGGTCAGGTCTGATGCGAGAATCTCTCCAGTCTCAGCGTCAACGCCGATGTGCAATTTCCGCCAGGACCGGCGTCTTTGGGTGCCATGCTTCTCGATCAGCCACTCGCCGGGCCCACACAGCCGCAGGCCCGTGCTGTCGACCAGCAGATGAACAGATCCTCTGGAGCTTGGACATGGCTTTGGGACGTCCAGGGTCTCGGCGCGGCGGCTCAGGGTCGAGTGATCCGGGACTGCCAAATCCAGACCGAGTAGCTGAAGGATTGAGCCGATCAGGCCCTCGGTCTGCCGGAGCGCCAGCCGGAACACCGCCCGCAACGTCAACGCCGTTCTGATCGCCAAAGCCGAATAGTGAGCTTGACCGCCCCGGGTTGTGCGCGGCTCGGCCCGCCAGGCGGCAATGGCTTCCTCAGAGAACCAGACGGTGAGACTTCCCCGCCGGCGCAGGGCAGCATCGTCCTCGGCCCAGTTCGTCACTCGGTGCCGCTGCTTGGGGATATGGTGACGGCGAGCAGCATTGGCTTTGAACGGCACGGCAGAGGTCCAAGATCAGGAGGGCGCAGTCCTCTTATGCCCTCCCGCTTCGGCCGCCAAATCGCCCATTCGTGCAACAAAGCCACGCCGAGGGGGTGATCGAACCTGGCGAGTTCCAGCCGCGCATCGCGTGCCTGAAAGCGCGCAAAGCCCAGGGATGACTTTGAATTTATAGACTTGCGAACCTGTCATCTTCTGTGAGTCCGTTGAGACTGACCGTGGCGGCTTCAGTCAACACTACACGGGCGGATTGGTCGAAATCTACATTCACAGCACTCGGGAGACACGCTTTGTCTAACACCTAATCTTTCAGAGATCTGTTGAATGATGCTACAGATCGGCATGGATGGCGATGGAGGAATCGT
Proteins encoded in this region:
- a CDS encoding S24 family peptidase, whose amino-acid sequence is MLSHERVWAAIDALASRHGLHTSRLARKAGLDATSFNKSKRVSRKGREHWPSTESISKILEVTGTTLKDFLRLIEPSGSLRRSMIPLIGMAAAASGKIFTEDGMPGEGPGRDAIEFPNVEQEKVFALAVTGEALSPLYRDGDILIVSPTASTRKGDRIVVCTTSGEILAKELKRRSAKTLTMTSLAKDEDQVIPAEEIAWTARIMWARR
- a CDS encoding IS5 family transposase, translating into MPFKANAARRHHIPKQRHRVTNWAEDDAALRRRGSLTVWFSEEAIAAWRAEPRTTRGGQAHYSALAIRTALTLRAVFRLALRQTEGLIGSILQLLGLDLAVPDHSTLSRRAETLDVPKPCPSSRGSVHLLVDSTGLRLCGPGEWLIEKHGTQRRRSWRKLHIGVDAETGEILASDLTNCDVDDGSQVEPLLNQITGPLASFIGDGAYDQADIYGAVAKQHPDADVIVPPRSTAVLSETAESAPTQRDRHLQCIAEHGRMGWQKRSGYTRRALVEAAISRLKRVIGNGLRSRTERRRRTEVAIAVYALNRMLELGRPRSVRIT